Proteins encoded together in one Neosynechococcus sphagnicola sy1 window:
- a CDS encoding ABC transporter ATP-binding protein, producing MYKTNTEPLLDLAQVGLSLSSPVQLLRGITFTVKEGDRLGIVGASGAGKTSLLRLINRLSEATQGSLRFQGQDIRQINVLKLRQQVVLVPQESKLLGMTVEDALAYPLRLQGLAVDTIRQRMQTWLEKLTIPLEWLDRTEVQLSVGQRQLVAIARALVMQPHLLLLDEPTSALDAGRATQLLTVLTELVQSQPMALIMINHQLELVRRFCTRVLVLQQGELILDAAVETVNWEDLHTCLLQTQAEQSREWEA from the coding sequence ATGTACAAAACCAACACAGAACCGCTTTTAGACCTCGCTCAGGTAGGGTTGAGTCTATCCTCCCCTGTCCAACTCCTAAGGGGGATCACCTTTACAGTCAAGGAGGGCGATCGCCTGGGGATCGTAGGTGCCTCAGGGGCTGGTAAAACCTCCTTACTCCGCTTGATCAACCGCTTGAGTGAAGCGACTCAGGGTTCCTTGAGATTTCAAGGTCAGGACATCCGTCAGATCAATGTGCTCAAGCTTCGCCAGCAGGTGGTTCTGGTGCCTCAAGAGTCGAAGCTCCTGGGGATGACGGTTGAGGATGCCCTCGCCTATCCTCTGCGCCTGCAAGGGCTGGCCGTTGACACCATCCGGCAACGGATGCAGACGTGGTTGGAAAAACTCACCATTCCCTTGGAGTGGCTCGATCGCACCGAAGTACAACTGTCGGTGGGGCAGCGGCAACTGGTGGCGATCGCCCGGGCCCTAGTGATGCAACCCCACCTCTTGCTCTTAGATGAACCCACCTCTGCCCTGGATGCCGGTCGAGCCACTCAGCTGCTGACGGTGCTGACTGAATTGGTGCAGAGTCAACCCATGGCTCTGATCATGATCAACCATCAATTGGAACTGGTCAGACGATTTTGTACCCGCGTGCTGGTCTTGCAACAGGGAGAACTGATTCTCGATGCTGCGGTTGAGACGGTCAATTGGGAGGATCTGCACACCTGTCTGCTTCAGACCCAAGCTGAACAAAGCCGAGAGTGGGAGGCTTGA
- a CDS encoding TrkH family potassium uptake protein, whose product MTVSRTICLGFLAVITIGALLLMMPFSLSSGTWGSPVNALFTSTSAVCVTGLSVVDVGTYYSFWGQLLLVLLVQIGGLGYMTATTFLLLLLGRRFGLRDKIAIQQSLDAPGMSGVVYLVRSIIAVTLLFEITGVFLLFIVFEPDYGLEHGLWLAIFHSVNAFNNAGFGLFSDNLMHYVRSPLVNMIITILIIFGGIGYQVIMEMYLWVRDLILRRTKCVIFSLNYKIVTSSTLILLAVGTIAFLLTEAQNPHTLGPLGWHHKLMAAWFQSVTPRTAGFNTIDIGKMTNAGLFITIALMFIGASPGSTGGGIKTTTLRVLYDCTKTVLQGKEEVLSYQRQIPVPLILKAISVLLGSVLVVIVSTIFISLTDSGLEFYSDFV is encoded by the coding sequence ATGACGGTTTCACGAACCATTTGCTTGGGCTTTCTGGCGGTCATTACCATCGGTGCATTGTTGCTAATGATGCCCTTCTCACTCAGTAGCGGTACCTGGGGCAGTCCTGTCAACGCCCTCTTTACCTCGACCTCCGCCGTCTGTGTCACTGGTTTATCGGTGGTTGATGTGGGAACCTACTACTCCTTCTGGGGACAACTGCTGCTGGTGTTGTTGGTGCAGATTGGCGGGTTGGGATACATGACGGCAACAACCTTTCTGTTACTGCTATTAGGGCGTAGGTTTGGACTACGAGATAAAATTGCGATTCAGCAATCCCTCGATGCCCCTGGGATGTCGGGGGTGGTTTATCTGGTGCGATCGATTATTGCAGTCACCCTCCTGTTTGAAATCACGGGGGTGTTTTTATTATTTATTGTCTTTGAGCCAGACTATGGCTTGGAACATGGACTCTGGCTAGCAATTTTTCATAGTGTGAATGCCTTTAATAATGCCGGCTTTGGTTTGTTTTCGGATAATCTCATGCATTATGTGCGATCGCCCCTGGTCAACATGATTATCACGATCCTGATTATTTTTGGGGGGATTGGCTACCAGGTGATTATGGAGATGTACCTCTGGGTGCGCGATCTCATCCTGCGTCGCACCAAGTGTGTGATTTTTTCCCTCAACTATAAGATTGTTACCAGCTCAACCTTGATTCTCTTGGCGGTGGGAACCATTGCCTTTCTGCTGACAGAGGCCCAAAATCCCCATACCTTGGGGCCCCTGGGTTGGCATCACAAGCTCATGGCAGCGTGGTTCCAATCAGTCACCCCCCGCACCGCTGGCTTCAATACAATTGATATTGGCAAAATGACCAATGCTGGCTTATTTATTACCATTGCCCTGATGTTTATCGGTGCCAGTCCCGGTAGTACCGGGGGTGGAATTAAAACCACAACCCTCCGGGTTCTGTATGACTGCACCAAAACCGTGCTTCAGGGCAAGGAAGAAGTTCTGTCCTATCAGCGGCAAATTCCAGTACCACTGATTCTGAAGGCTATTAGTGTCTTACTCGGCTCGGTTCTGGTAGTGATTGTCTCAACCATCTTCATTTCCCTCACCGATTCTGGGTTGGAGTTTTATTCAGATTTTGTTTGA
- a CDS encoding potassium transporter TrkG, with the protein MVSAFGTVGLSTGITASVSVAAKLALIGTMYTGRVGVLLLMSALLGDPRPSVLHYPEENLLVG; encoded by the coding sequence GTGGTCTCCGCCTTTGGCACGGTGGGGCTGTCTACGGGCATTACCGCTAGCGTGAGCGTTGCAGCCAAACTGGCTCTGATTGGGACGATGTACACGGGGCGGGTGGGCGTGCTGCTGTTAATGAGTGCCCTCCTGGGAGATCCCAGACCCAGCGTTTTGCATTACCCCGAGGAAAATCTCCTGGTTGGCTAG
- a CDS encoding FdhF/YdeP family oxidoreductase gives MSGNKISPMDANLPPHPAASSDSPPQVGGGLPVLQYWAEHTLSPDGLKLWQTLFHKSACLSCAWGTGGQKGGFVNEAGEVLQRCAKSVEAIAAELQPAVPPEIFGQRTIAELQQLTSEQADRLGRLSVPLLLRAGHSHYERITWDQVYAIAESAFRRPAPRIASYSSGRSSNEAAYLLQLMMRALGSNNLADCSDLCHAASTVGLKQMFGSGTSMVSLEDLKQADCVVLVGSNAPANHPRLMNELIKLRDRGGKVIVVNPLKEVGLVKFASPAFPVKSLLRGSEIASLYLQPIPGSDTALFVGIQKSLIEQGLIHRDYLQAHTSGWEAVVHHAQSSTWETITSTCGLSQLEISTAAALIGTAERVVFAWAMGVTQHENGVDNIFSIANTALLTGNAGKPGAGTMPIRGHSNVQGFGSMGVTVHLKEEIRLALERLLDRPLSRVPGYDTRALIEAAASGAIDTLLCLGGNLYAANPDATQAQAALGQIETIIYLATKPNLGHFHGLAQHNTLILPVFARFENPHQTTTESGNNFVRLNDSGRTHLQRTELIAEVEFLSELAARLLGDTPVNWHQLQDPHYVRQLIAQTIPGFEQMATIDQIHVEFTIPGRIFHRPQFPTATGQAQMFVTPLPDLTLPQAQDFGIPDTIPSMVLALGTGRSYSQHNTVVYRPGDTYRGMPHRNCILLNAMDAATGGFQEHQRVTVQGDAGKLEQVEIIFGEIRQGAALMFYPEVNAIFQARIDARSGTPAFKRVPVVVYVPVNS, from the coding sequence ATGTCCGGAAACAAAATCAGTCCTATGGATGCCAATTTGCCTCCCCATCCTGCTGCCAGTTCTGATTCCCCACCCCAGGTCGGAGGCGGCCTGCCGGTGCTGCAATATTGGGCCGAGCATACCCTGTCACCGGACGGTCTGAAGCTGTGGCAAACCCTATTCCATAAAAGTGCCTGTCTTTCTTGTGCCTGGGGAACGGGGGGGCAGAAGGGGGGCTTTGTCAATGAAGCAGGGGAAGTCCTCCAACGCTGTGCCAAAAGTGTGGAGGCGATCGCGGCGGAACTCCAACCCGCCGTCCCCCCGGAAATCTTTGGCCAACGGACGATCGCGGAACTCCAACAACTCACCTCTGAACAAGCAGATCGCTTAGGTCGCCTGAGTGTGCCCTTGCTCCTTAGAGCTGGCCACAGCCACTACGAACGGATCACCTGGGATCAGGTGTATGCGATCGCGGAATCGGCATTTCGCAGACCCGCCCCTCGGATTGCCTCCTATAGTTCTGGACGCTCTTCCAATGAAGCGGCCTATCTGTTGCAGCTGATGATGCGGGCCCTGGGCTCGAATAATCTTGCCGATTGTTCGGATTTGTGTCACGCAGCTTCCACTGTCGGCCTCAAGCAAATGTTTGGGTCTGGGACTTCCATGGTCAGCCTGGAGGATTTAAAGCAGGCGGACTGTGTGGTGTTGGTGGGTTCCAATGCCCCAGCGAATCATCCTCGGTTGATGAATGAATTGATCAAATTGCGCGATCGCGGCGGCAAGGTGATCGTAGTCAATCCCTTAAAAGAAGTAGGGTTGGTCAAGTTTGCCTCTCCCGCCTTCCCCGTCAAGTCCTTACTGCGCGGCTCTGAGATTGCTTCCCTCTACCTGCAGCCGATTCCTGGCAGTGACACGGCTCTCTTTGTTGGCATCCAAAAATCCCTGATTGAACAGGGTCTGATTCATCGTGATTACCTCCAAGCCCACACCAGCGGCTGGGAAGCAGTGGTTCATCATGCCCAGTCCTCCACTTGGGAAACGATTACCAGCACCTGTGGCCTCTCGCAGCTAGAAATTTCCACCGCTGCCGCCCTGATCGGCACTGCTGAGCGGGTGGTGTTTGCCTGGGCGATGGGGGTAACCCAACACGAGAATGGCGTCGATAATATTTTCAGTATTGCCAACACGGCCCTGCTGACAGGGAATGCAGGCAAACCGGGGGCTGGCACCATGCCCATCCGCGGCCACTCCAACGTCCAAGGCTTTGGCTCCATGGGTGTCACGGTTCATCTCAAGGAAGAAATCCGTCTGGCCCTAGAGCGCTTACTCGATCGCCCCTTGAGTCGGGTCCCTGGTTATGACACCCGTGCCCTGATTGAAGCTGCTGCCTCCGGAGCCATTGATACTCTACTTTGCTTGGGAGGAAATCTCTACGCAGCCAATCCCGATGCCACCCAAGCCCAAGCAGCTTTAGGTCAGATTGAAACCATTATCTACCTGGCAACCAAACCCAATCTGGGACACTTCCACGGCTTGGCTCAGCACAACACCTTGATCCTGCCCGTGTTTGCTCGCTTTGAGAACCCCCACCAGACAACGACGGAATCCGGGAATAACTTTGTGCGCCTCAATGATAGCGGACGCACCCATCTCCAGAGGACAGAACTGATAGCGGAGGTGGAATTTCTCAGCGAATTGGCCGCTCGCTTGCTCGGCGATACTCCGGTTAACTGGCATCAACTACAGGACCCCCACTATGTCCGCCAACTGATCGCCCAAACCATCCCAGGGTTTGAGCAGATGGCAACCATTGATCAAATCCACGTAGAATTCACGATTCCTGGCCGCATTTTCCATCGACCTCAATTTCCCACGGCCACGGGTCAAGCCCAGATGTTTGTCACACCGCTCCCCGATCTGACCTTGCCCCAAGCCCAGGATTTTGGGATTCCAGACACGATTCCCAGCATGGTTCTGGCACTGGGCACTGGACGGAGCTATTCCCAGCACAACACCGTGGTCTATCGTCCAGGAGACACATACCGAGGGATGCCCCACCGCAACTGTATTTTGTTGAATGCAATGGATGCTGCCACTGGTGGATTTCAGGAACACCAGCGGGTCACGGTTCAAGGGGATGCTGGCAAATTGGAGCAGGTTGAGATCATCTTCGGGGAAATTCGCCAGGGAGCAGCGTTGATGTTTTATCCCGAAGTGAATGCGATTTTTCAGGCGAGGATTGATGCCCGTTCAGGCACTCCAGCCTTTAAGCGGGTGCCGGTGGTGGTGTACGTCCCTGTAAACTCCTAG
- a CDS encoding MscL family protein — protein MGMRRGRQSLGGFFHDFRDFALKGNVMELAIAVIIGGAFGKIVTSFVQDVAMPLINPLVPGGRLASHGDCSRH, from the coding sequence ATGGGAATGCGACGTGGGAGACAATCCTTGGGCGGTTTTTTTCATGACTTTAGAGACTTTGCCCTGAAAGGGAATGTGATGGAACTGGCGATCGCCGTCATTATTGGCGGAGCCTTTGGCAAAATTGTCACCTCCTTTGTCCAGGATGTTGCCATGCCACTGATTAATCCCCTTGTACCCGGGGGGAGACTGGCGTCACACGGTGATTGCTCCCGGCATTAA
- a CDS encoding transglutaminaseTgpA domain-containing protein translates to MTNAPETQQLGGLSGVRSLWEYMGSRPLPQSENSIMLRVLVQILVSVGIVATDIAASTSMSLWAVPLGMGGAVWSWRQRNRRNISTKLWLAFGMLVALAAFLVRLLGELNDTRLVLAQLLVQLQVLHSFDLPRRKDLGYSMMIGLVLLGVAGTLSQTITFGLLLLLFLAIALPILILDYRSRLGITLETPIWQLGKTELAPQRLGVVFLLVLTLGLTVFVLLPRLPGYQLRSFPVSSTINFEGQFDSQHIANPGYVREGTSQGGGG, encoded by the coding sequence ATGACCAACGCTCCAGAAACCCAACAACTGGGGGGACTCTCCGGTGTCCGTTCTCTCTGGGAATACATGGGAAGCCGTCCCCTTCCCCAGTCTGAAAACTCGATCATGCTCCGCGTCCTGGTACAAATCCTGGTTTCGGTGGGAATTGTAGCGACTGATATTGCTGCCAGCACCAGTATGAGTCTGTGGGCGGTGCCCCTGGGAATGGGGGGAGCTGTTTGGAGTTGGCGGCAGCGAAACCGCCGCAATATTAGCACCAAGCTGTGGCTCGCCTTTGGGATGCTGGTAGCCCTAGCGGCCTTTCTGGTGCGGCTGCTGGGGGAGTTGAACGATACTCGATTGGTCTTGGCACAACTCTTGGTGCAGCTTCAGGTATTGCATAGCTTTGATCTGCCTCGCCGCAAAGACCTTGGCTACTCGATGATGATTGGCTTAGTGCTCCTTGGCGTTGCTGGCACCCTCAGCCAAACAATTACCTTTGGCCTGCTGCTCTTGCTATTTCTGGCGATCGCATTGCCTATCTTGATCCTGGACTATCGGTCTCGCTTAGGCATCACCCTGGAAACCCCCATCTGGCAACTGGGTAAAACCGAACTGGCTCCTCAACGGTTAGGGGTTGTTTTTTTGCTGGTTTTGACCCTGGGACTCACCGTGTTTGTGCTGCTGCCCCGCTTACCAGGTTACCAACTCCGCAGCTTTCCCGTCAGTTCTACCATTAACTTTGAAGGCCAGTTTGACAGTCAGCACATTGCCAATCCTGGCTATGTGCGGGAAGGCACAAGCCAGGGTGGGGGGGGGTAG
- a CDS encoding DUF3119 family protein — MTLATPVQSADTVQLAPSYVLPLTLVAMALPLVWVQIWLSLTLSLFGLFLLFQAVTLRLLLTSMALEIYRGQTLIRRFPYGEWLNWQIFWSPLPILFYFREVNSIHFLPILFDPKALQTCLEQFCPRSPG, encoded by the coding sequence GTGACTCTTGCAACCCCCGTCCAGTCAGCAGATACAGTGCAGTTAGCCCCGAGCTATGTCTTGCCCCTCACCTTGGTGGCGATGGCTCTGCCATTGGTATGGGTGCAAATCTGGCTCAGCCTCACCCTTTCTCTCTTTGGTCTATTTTTGCTGTTTCAGGCGGTCACCCTGCGACTGCTGTTGACATCCATGGCCCTAGAGATTTATCGCGGTCAGACGCTGATTCGCCGTTTTCCCTACGGGGAATGGCTCAACTGGCAAATTTTCTGGTCTCCCCTGCCGATCCTGTTCTATTTCCGTGAGGTTAACAGTATCCACTTTTTGCCAATATTGTTTGATCCCAAAGCTCTGCAAACCTGTCTGGAACAGTTCTGCCCTCGTTCTCCTGGCTGA
- a CDS encoding FAD-dependent hydroxylase codes for MLLAAPTPLTVSTHLPHPSAPRTAAEASRLDYDVAIAGGGIVGLTLAAALKQSGLRVVVIEAQTQSVAVARDQAYAISLLSQRIFQGIGVWEQIHPLIAEFQQICLSDADYPHTVKFDPADLGRTEVLGYVAAHGVLLTALQDFLQDAPQVTWLCPATVVQTRCQSDGVAIEIEQARTSQWLTAQLLVAADGARSPLRQAAGIRAQGWRYWQSCIVATVQPQYSHQNIAYERFWPSGPFAILPLPGNQCRIVWTAPAAEVQALLALDDTAFLTELERRYGRHMGTLSLVGQRFAFPVQLRQSNHYVRPKLALIGDAAHCCHPVGGQGLNLGIRDAAALAEVLQTASQQGLALGDLRVLRRYERWRQRENLIILGFTDLLVRCFSNQWLPMVLLRRLGLWALQHIPLVKRLVLGLMTGLTGRVPQL; via the coding sequence ATGTTATTGGCTGCCCCCACTCCACTGACCGTTTCCACCCATCTCCCCCACCCAAGCGCCCCAAGGACAGCCGCGGAGGCGTCCCGGCTAGACTATGATGTCGCGATCGCAGGGGGCGGTATCGTTGGCCTCACCCTCGCCGCTGCTCTGAAGCAATCCGGGTTAAGGGTGGTTGTGATTGAAGCCCAAACCCAGTCCGTGGCCGTGGCCCGTGATCAGGCCTATGCGATTTCATTGCTCTCTCAGCGGATTTTTCAGGGTATTGGCGTTTGGGAGCAGATCCATCCCTTGATCGCTGAGTTCCAGCAGATTTGTCTTTCCGATGCCGACTACCCCCACACGGTGAAGTTTGATCCAGCGGATTTGGGGAGAACCGAGGTGCTGGGTTATGTCGCTGCCCATGGCGTTTTGCTGACGGCACTGCAAGATTTTCTCCAGGATGCCCCCCAGGTCACCTGGCTTTGTCCAGCCACCGTTGTCCAGACTCGTTGTCAGTCCGATGGCGTGGCGATCGAGATTGAGCAAGCTAGAACATCCCAATGGTTAACCGCCCAATTATTGGTGGCCGCCGATGGGGCGCGATCGCCACTCCGACAGGCAGCTGGTATTCGAGCGCAGGGTTGGCGGTACTGGCAATCTTGCATTGTCGCCACGGTGCAACCCCAGTACAGCCATCAAAACATTGCCTACGAACGCTTCTGGCCCAGTGGCCCCTTTGCCATCCTCCCCTTACCGGGGAATCAGTGTCGGATTGTCTGGACGGCACCCGCAGCTGAAGTGCAGGCGTTATTGGCTTTGGATGATACAGCTTTTCTTACGGAACTAGAACGGCGCTATGGTCGGCACATGGGAACCTTATCCTTAGTGGGACAGCGCTTTGCCTTTCCAGTGCAATTGCGTCAGAGTAACCACTATGTGCGCCCCAAGCTGGCGTTGATTGGGGATGCCGCCCATTGCTGCCATCCCGTGGGGGGGCAGGGGTTGAACTTAGGGATTCGCGACGCCGCCGCCCTAGCCGAAGTGTTGCAAACCGCTTCCCAGCAGGGGTTGGCTTTGGGGGATCTCAGGGTACTCCGGCGATATGAGCGCTGGCGGCAGCGAGAAAACTTGATTATTCTCGGATTTACCGATTTACTAGTACGTTGCTTCTCTAACCAGTGGCTACCTATGGTATTGCTGCGACGCCTAGGGCTGTGGGCGTTACAACACATCCCGCTGGTGAAGCGGTTAGTCCTGGGGTTAATGACGGGTTTGACGGGACGTGTGCCCCAGTTATAG
- a CDS encoding MscL family protein, with the protein MIAPGIKIGSFIGSAVDFVVIALVLFVSIRALERLKHQSVAAVPMPAAPDPILLAQERLTVALERLTQVLESQQP; encoded by the coding sequence GTGATTGCTCCCGGCATTAAGATCGGTAGTTTCATCGGTTCAGCGGTGGACTTTGTGGTGATTGCCTTGGTGCTATTTGTCAGTATTCGAGCCTTGGAGCGGCTTAAGCATCAATCTGTAGCCGCAGTGCCAATGCCAGCTGCCCCTGATCCAATCTTACTGGCGCAAGAACGACTAACCGTTGCCCTAGAGCGCCTCACCCAAGTGCTAGAGTCGCAGCAACCCTAG
- a CDS encoding SDR family NAD(P)-dependent oxidoreductase, translating into MMNIQGKIALVTGASRGIGREIALELAKQGVQRLVLVARDRQRLALVAAEIEGMGIEAVILPLDLSQPIEVHIAIAQVWRDHGPFHLLVNCAGIAHQVPFLQSKLANVQEEIAINLIGMYTITRLVARRMAAQREGKIVNVSSLMGKVAAPTMATYSATKFAILGFTQALRGELAAHNVQVSALLPSLTDTDMVRELQWFRWVMPTSPQRVAQVLVAGLQKDTPEILVGWQSHLVAWSNRIAPWLLEKILLMAAPLPRYEQRPTESPGR; encoded by the coding sequence ATGATGAATATTCAAGGAAAAATAGCTCTGGTAACCGGAGCATCCCGTGGCATTGGTCGCGAGATTGCCCTAGAGCTTGCCAAACAAGGTGTTCAGCGCCTGGTACTCGTCGCTAGAGACCGCCAGCGTCTCGCCCTCGTCGCCGCAGAAATCGAAGGGATGGGCATAGAGGCCGTGATCCTGCCCTTGGATCTGTCCCAGCCGATTGAGGTGCACATTGCGATCGCCCAAGTTTGGCGAGATCATGGCCCGTTCCACTTGCTCGTCAACTGTGCCGGCATTGCCCACCAAGTTCCCTTCTTGCAGTCGAAGCTGGCCAATGTCCAGGAAGAGATTGCGATTAATTTAATCGGTATGTACACGATCACACGCCTGGTTGCTCGACGCATGGCCGCCCAACGGGAAGGCAAAATCGTCAATGTTTCCAGCTTGATGGGCAAGGTCGCTGCCCCAACCATGGCAACCTACTCCGCGACCAAGTTTGCAATTTTAGGCTTTACCCAAGCCTTGCGAGGTGAACTCGCAGCCCACAATGTCCAGGTGAGTGCGTTACTGCCGTCTCTCACGGATACAGACATGGTGCGAGAACTCCAGTGGTTTCGTTGGGTCATGCCTACGTCTCCCCAAAGAGTAGCTCAAGTCCTCGTAGCAGGGCTGCAGAAGGACACTCCTGAGATCTTGGTCGGATGGCAAAGTCATTTAGTGGCCTGGAGTAACCGCATTGCTCCCTGGTTACTGGAGAAGATTTTGCTCATGGCTGCGCCGCTGCCCCGGTATGAGCAGCGACCGACCGAATCCCCCGGTCGCTGA
- a CDS encoding MlaE family lipid ABC transporter permease subunit — MSQHTLISNLGLWGQRMIIAVLLGGQVFIHLLSGRIHRRNVIEQMVVVGPASLLVVLLTASFVGMVFTIQVAREFLAFGAGNAVGGVLAIALTRELSPVLTAVIVAGRVGSAFAAEIGTMQVTEQIDALYMLKTDPVDYLVIPRVLACCLMLPVLTILSLITGMTGGMLISQSLYNIPQHLFIESARNFLTPWDICTAPLKGLVFGALIAVIGSSWGLTTRGGAKGVGQSTTTAVVTALLAIFISDFFLSWILFQGTGKTGSGSL; from the coding sequence TTGAGTCAACATACATTGATTTCTAATTTGGGGTTATGGGGTCAGCGGATGATCATTGCCGTGCTCTTAGGCGGACAGGTTTTTATCCATCTGCTGAGTGGGCGGATTCATCGCCGGAATGTCATAGAACAAATGGTTGTGGTTGGCCCCGCTTCGCTGCTGGTGGTTCTCCTCACTGCCAGTTTTGTCGGGATGGTGTTTACGATTCAGGTGGCGCGGGAATTCCTCGCCTTTGGTGCTGGCAATGCCGTCGGGGGCGTCCTCGCGATCGCCCTCACCCGAGAATTATCTCCGGTGTTGACGGCTGTGATTGTGGCAGGACGGGTGGGATCGGCCTTTGCCGCCGAAATCGGAACCATGCAGGTGACGGAACAGATTGATGCCCTCTACATGCTCAAAACTGACCCCGTGGATTATTTGGTGATCCCGAGAGTCTTGGCGTGTTGTCTGATGTTGCCAGTGTTAACGATTTTGTCTTTGATTACTGGTATGACTGGGGGGATGCTGATTTCTCAAAGCTTATACAATATCCCTCAGCATCTATTTATTGAGTCAGCCCGTAACTTCCTCACTCCCTGGGATATTTGTACTGCTCCCCTCAAGGGTTTGGTGTTTGGAGCGCTGATTGCGGTGATTGGTTCCAGTTGGGGACTGACAACCCGTGGGGGGGCAAAGGGTGTGGGACAATCCACCACCACCGCTGTGGTAACGGCGCTGCTGGCGATTTTTATCTCTGACTTTTTCCTCTCCTGGATCTTGTTTCAGGGAACGGGGAAGACAGGATCTGGCAGTCTCTAA
- a CDS encoding YgfZ/GcvT domain-containing protein, translated as MTNLHQLQVNAGATLGDIADLSVPLTFGNDPVAVAAAQQQVAVCDRCHWGRIEISGADRIRYLQNQSTNDFNSLQPGAGCDTVFVTSTARTLDLVTAYVLEDRVLLLVSPNRRQALLAWLDRYIFPADRVVIQDRTLTMATFSLIGPQSDRLLAALGGDPLLGAAPGTHCCQILANLKVRVAVGSGLALPGYTLCLDTSDAAALWQALTTAGAVPLGEQGWEQLRIQQGRPAPDRELTEEYNPLEAGLWHAVSFSKGCYIGQETIARLQTYKGVKQQLWGIRLQQPVEPGSVIRVGEEKVGKLTSVTATPTGLVGLAYIRTKAGGENLSVDVGDSSGQLVDVPFLSRELPGQN; from the coding sequence ATGACGAATCTGCATCAACTTCAAGTGAATGCCGGGGCAACATTGGGTGACATCGCCGATCTATCGGTGCCATTGACCTTTGGCAATGATCCGGTGGCTGTGGCGGCGGCGCAACAGCAGGTCGCCGTTTGCGATCGCTGCCACTGGGGACGGATCGAGATCTCCGGAGCGGATCGCATCCGGTATTTGCAAAACCAGAGTACCAATGACTTTAATAGCCTCCAGCCCGGAGCCGGGTGTGACACGGTTTTTGTAACCTCGACGGCTCGCACCCTTGATCTGGTCACGGCCTATGTTCTAGAGGATAGGGTGTTGTTGCTGGTCTCCCCCAACCGCCGTCAAGCCCTGTTGGCGTGGCTAGATCGGTATATTTTCCCCGCTGATCGGGTGGTAATTCAGGATCGGACTCTGACAATGGCGACGTTTAGTTTGATCGGTCCCCAGAGCGATCGCCTCCTAGCCGCTTTGGGGGGAGATCCGTTGCTGGGGGCTGCCCCTGGTACCCATTGCTGCCAAATCCTGGCTAACCTAAAGGTGCGGGTTGCTGTGGGCAGTGGATTGGCACTTCCTGGTTATACCCTCTGCTTGGATACCTCGGATGCAGCCGCCCTCTGGCAAGCCCTAACAACCGCTGGAGCCGTGCCCCTGGGAGAGCAAGGCTGGGAGCAGTTGCGGATTCAGCAGGGCCGTCCGGCACCCGACCGAGAACTCACCGAGGAATATAATCCCCTAGAAGCTGGACTCTGGCACGCGGTTTCCTTTAGCAAAGGATGTTACATCGGCCAGGAAACCATTGCCCGCCTGCAAACTTACAAAGGGGTGAAGCAACAACTGTGGGGCATTCGCTTGCAGCAGCCCGTGGAGCCAGGGAGCGTGATTCGGGTGGGCGAGGAGAAGGTGGGAAAGTTGACCAGTGTCACCGCCACCCCAACTGGATTGGTAGGTTTGGCCTATATCCGCACCAAGGCAGGGGGGGAAAACCTCTCTGTGGACGTAGGGGACAGCAGCGGCCAATTGGTGGACGTGCCTTTTCTCAGCCGGGAGCTACCGGGGCAGAACTAA